One Bacteroidales bacterium DNA segment encodes these proteins:
- the nrfD gene encoding polysulfide reductase NrfD: MNQTTAIQYADNKGNNTWKFFINELKPKTKIFTAFNIITLPIILLGLGIIVYRFMYGLGSVTNLTQEMPWGIWKAFNVVVGVAMAGGAYVLVFITHVLHLKKYNPILKVAVLNGLLAYIFYSFALILELGRPLDIFNVIIGNDYGVSSILFLVAWHFMLYILCLMLEFSPSVAEWLNARKTYKFLAGITLVAVVFGITLSVLHQAGIGGLFMLAKGKVHPLWYNQYMPLMFVIQSVFGGLALVIALVTLCWKIFAYQLDETYRKAKDPILVGLAGICALSMFSYFFMHVIIFAHEKNWVYMGTGWGWWYLLEMIPFVVVPMFMFLYGFKLKNIRLINIAAVLTLVGIILNRMNTSLIAYNIDAPIRYVPTIWEIIVSISVILIQIWVFRWIVLRMPVLRKSPDWAKGAH, from the coding sequence TTGAACCAGACCACAGCAATTCAATACGCAGACAACAAAGGCAATAATACCTGGAAGTTCTTTATAAACGAACTGAAGCCTAAAACAAAAATTTTCACCGCTTTCAACATCATCACTTTGCCAATTATTCTTTTGGGCCTTGGTATTATTGTTTACAGGTTTATGTATGGCCTGGGCTCAGTTACCAACCTTACACAGGAAATGCCCTGGGGTATATGGAAGGCTTTTAACGTGGTTGTGGGCGTTGCTATGGCCGGTGGAGCTTATGTGCTTGTTTTTATCACCCATGTGCTACACCTTAAAAAGTACAACCCTATCCTAAAGGTAGCTGTATTAAATGGCCTGCTGGCTTATATATTCTATTCATTTGCCCTGATCCTTGAGTTGGGTCGCCCACTTGATATTTTTAATGTGATTATTGGAAATGATTATGGCGTCAGCTCTATCCTGTTCCTGGTAGCATGGCATTTTATGCTCTATATCCTATGCCTTATGCTTGAGTTTTCGCCTTCGGTTGCCGAATGGCTTAACGCACGCAAAACATACAAATTCCTGGCAGGCATCACTTTGGTGGCCGTTGTGTTTGGGATCACACTTTCGGTGCTGCACCAGGCCGGTATCGGCGGCCTCTTTATGCTGGCCAAAGGCAAGGTTCACCCCTTGTGGTACAACCAATATATGCCATTGATGTTTGTGATTCAAAGTGTTTTTGGCGGACTTGCACTTGTGATTGCTTTAGTTACCCTTTGCTGGAAGATATTTGCCTATCAGCTTGACGAAACCTACCGCAAAGCCAAAGATCCAATATTAGTAGGACTGGCAGGCATCTGTGCCCTAAGCATGTTCTCCTACTTCTTTATGCATGTAATCATTTTCGCCCACGAAAAAAACTGGGTATATATGGGAACCGGCTGGGGCTGGTGGTATCTCCTCGAAATGATTCCTTTTGTGGTGGTGCCCATGTTTATGTTCCTCTATGGCTTCAAACTCAAAAACATCAGACTGATCAATATCGCTGCAGTGCTCACACTGGTTGGTATTATTCTGAACCGAATGAACACCTCCCTGATCGCCTACAATATTGATGCCCCCATAAGATATGTACCTACAATCTGGGAAATTATTGTATCGATATCGGTTATACTGATTCAGATATGGGTTTTCCGATGGATCGTTTTAAGAATGCCCGTGCTGCGCAAATCACCTGATTGGGCCAAAGGAGCACATTAA